The Macadamia integrifolia cultivar HAES 741 unplaced genomic scaffold, SCU_Mint_v3 scaffold2787, whole genome shotgun sequence genome window below encodes:
- the LOC122067254 gene encoding endoglucanase 11-like, translating into LLMEGNHREHTDILEQYRSKAEHYLCGCLNKNDDDNVKCTPAGLLYVRQWNNMQYVSTAAFLLNVYSDYLHNSTQKLHCQRGEVKPQELMGLAKAQENFMVSEVLSLELEFARLNINGAMDVDIVQRSTSSSSLCSGRTGISVDGQIEVETAKIFIKFQ; encoded by the exons TTACTGATGGAAGGAAATCATAGGGAACACACTGACATACTTGAACAGTACCGGTCGAAAGCTGAACACTATCTATGTGGATGCCTCAACAAAAACGACGACGACAATGTCAAATGCACGCCGGCCGGTCTCTTGTACGTCCGTCAATGGAACAACATGCAATACGTATCAACAGCAGCTTTCCTTCTCAACGTTTACTCAGATTACTTACACAACTCAACTCAGAAACTACACTGCCAGAGAGGAGAGGTGAAGCCCCAAGAACTCATGGGCTTGGCCAAAGCCCAG GAGAACTTTATGGTGTCAGAAGTATTGAGTCTTGAATTAGAGTTTGCACGACTTAACATAAACGGCGCCATGGACGTGGATATCGTTCAAAGATCAACTAGCAGCAGTTCATTATGTTCTGGAAGGACCGGAATATCTGTAGATGGTCAAATAGAAGTAGAAACtgcaaaaatatttattaaatttcag